The Streptococcus sp. S5 genome contains a region encoding:
- a CDS encoding accessory Sec-dependent serine-rich glycoprotein adhesin — protein MFFKRSNGEFRETDRVTRFKLIKSGKNWLRAATSNFGLLKVIRGQVEETVVAEVREDAVSVKEMTSRGLLKGIVAAGAVFGAATVANTAKADEIGSDVATASELSSEALVEQGSTVLGTTSTTESQSESTTESTTESTTESASASASASASTSTSVSVSHSASLSEQGSAELSAASSESTVAAGSEASVESTTTVAKADDKVVLEQNTSEAALLNKIAGDYSATVSAPEKKAALEAAIAKVQTELTASNSLINANASAQSYADQRERLSKSVDDMMATLTAAGFTGNTTVNGAPAISAQLAPISTSTTGSVDTNPVISNANGATIEDAAFNKAGYALDPNADRFTFGVWQFLKTNHATGAKTNFDYYATLAVDRSAITGSLSANPDVYLRIVKKSDGSEVYTRTIKAGESNISLPSYITNNNSDVTNTLTYTGANGKDPGNVTFSLVNAKLEYETLQIRDTNYPGNEGEDKQNVQTSVPYAKVDQTTYYRVVDSSKYTEGKTYTPTGNETVLASYTQTGLAGQQFTASNNREIAGYKQVAATTDSTQKTSGILGKGVVGQKLVELQGGANHYYVKRISEIVDTDGSTVTKFYALDPSQVNNFATSDIGTEDVSKYTLIYTSKVNKAGEEWKADETKVTKVNSKNGDYYLEVNETAGSKSLIITGWSSTTETDTYKQMDGTLHTYPRPFKGAPSTSLTPAGAGNNSYNVIAGKVPEIQAEGSVANDPTAPNGKVYSNLKGYSSFSNNYSIASAVKPSTDVNYYFVKSEGNVYVHYKDTEGNTIKAFVTDEKEQPVGKDYDTVIDNRPQTIEFQGKTYELVPAGTYTVGEVDNQGHLKSSDATTGKVAEEDKNVTYIYKVKETPKEGEVVITYVDTKGNEIQKSRQDTPKSPYDTPYDTTEKGEKPNIIKTTDGKTYKIVPKGDYPVGDVDENGHLKSSDPITGKVDKPKSTITYVYEEVGSVFVHYKDINGNTIMGSVIDEQDQPLEKDYDTVVDNRPKEIKFEGKTYELVEAGNYPVGQVDSQGHWTGDDDTTGKVASGEKNVTYIYKLKVESQSDSGSNSASASTSASQSLSEVVSNSQSVSEQASTSLSESVQKSASVSASESSSLSTSAQESASESASESASVSASESASLSTSAQESASVSASQSASLSTSASASASTSASQSASLSTSASASASTSASQSASLSTSASASASVSASQSASLSTSASESASVSASQSASLSTSASESASVSASQSASLSASASESASVSASQSASLSASASASESASQSISESQSASTSQSVSESTSASESASVSASTSTSESVSASESASASLSTSASASASTSASQSASLSASASESASVSASQSASLSTSASASASTSASQSASLSTSASESASVSASQSASLSTSASESASVSASQSASLSTSASESASVSASQSASLSTSASESASVSASQSASLSTSASASASTSASQSASLSTSASESASVSASQSASLSTSASESASVSASQSASLSTSASASASVSASQSASLSTSASTSLSTSVSQSASNSSSNSESEKPQGEVIITYIRENDGKEIKVQRQDTPKSDYNTPYDTTENDEQPKYIEFEGKKYERVPAGDYPVGKVDSEGHLETSDPIKGKVEKPVSKITYVYKEVKEDPTKPKEGDVIITYVDENGKEIQKPRQDTPNSPYDTPYNTTEEGEKPNTIKTPDGKTYKIVPKGDYPVGKVDGDGHLESSDPIKGKVDKPRSIITYVYKEVKEDPTKPKEGDVIITYVDENGKEIQKPRQDTPNSPYDTPYNTTEEGEKPNTIKTPDGKTYKIVPKGDYPVGKVDGDGHLESSDPIKGKVDKPRSIITYVYK, from the coding sequence ATGTTTTTTAAACGTTCTAATGGTGAATTCCGTGAAACAGATCGTGTGACTCGTTTCAAATTGATCAAATCAGGTAAAAACTGGTTGCGTGCTGCGACTTCTAACTTTGGTCTTTTGAAAGTCATTCGCGGTCAAGTCGAAGAGACTGTTGTAGCTGAAGTGCGTGAAGACGCAGTATCAGTGAAAGAAATGACAAGCCGTGGCTTGCTCAAAGGGATTGTAGCAGCTGGGGCTGTTTTTGGTGCAGCTACAGTAGCAAACACTGCTAAAGCTGATGAAATTGGATCAGATGTTGCAACTGCATCTGAGCTTTCAAGTGAAGCTCTTGTAGAACAAGGAAGTACAGTACTTGGTACAACTTCAACAACAGAATCTCAGTCTGAATCAACAACAGAATCAACAACTGAGTCAACAACAGAATCAGCTAGCGCTTCTGCATCTGCAAGTGCTTCAACCTCTACAAGCGTATCTGTATCTCACTCAGCTTCATTGAGCGAACAAGGTTCAGCAGAACTTTCAGCAGCTTCAAGCGAATCAACTGTAGCAGCTGGCTCTGAAGCAAGTGTAGAAAGCACTACAACAGTAGCGAAAGCTGATGATAAAGTTGTTTTGGAACAAAACACTTCAGAAGCAGCATTGTTGAACAAGATTGCAGGAGACTACTCAGCAACTGTTTCAGCTCCAGAAAAGAAAGCAGCACTTGAAGCTGCTATCGCTAAAGTTCAAACAGAATTGACAGCAAGCAACAGCTTGATCAACGCTAATGCTTCAGCTCAATCATACGCAGACCAACGCGAACGTTTGAGCAAGTCAGTAGATGACATGATGGCAACCTTGACTGCAGCAGGATTTACTGGAAACACAACAGTAAACGGCGCTCCAGCAATTTCAGCACAGTTGGCACCAATCTCAACAAGCACTACTGGTAGTGTAGATACTAACCCAGTTATCTCAAATGCGAACGGTGCAACGATTGAAGATGCAGCCTTCAACAAAGCAGGCTATGCTTTGGATCCAAATGCTGATCGCTTTACTTTCGGTGTATGGCAATTCCTTAAAACGAACCACGCTACTGGTGCTAAAACAAACTTTGATTATTATGCTACTCTTGCAGTAGACCGTTCAGCCATCACTGGTAGCCTTTCAGCTAATCCAGATGTTTACTTGCGTATTGTGAAGAAATCTGATGGATCAGAAGTTTACACTCGTACCATCAAAGCTGGAGAAAGCAACATCTCCCTTCCAAGCTACATCACTAACAACAACTCTGATGTAACGAACACTTTGACTTACACAGGTGCTAACGGAAAGGATCCAGGTAACGTAACCTTCTCATTGGTAAATGCGAAGCTTGAGTATGAAACACTTCAAATCCGTGATACCAACTACCCAGGTAACGAAGGTGAAGACAAACAAAACGTTCAAACTTCTGTTCCTTATGCTAAAGTTGATCAAACAACTTACTATAGAGTTGTTGACAGCAGCAAGTACACAGAAGGAAAAACATACACACCAACTGGAAATGAAACAGTTCTTGCAAGCTATACTCAAACAGGTCTTGCAGGGCAACAATTCACAGCTTCAAACAATCGTGAGATTGCTGGTTACAAACAAGTAGCAGCAACAACTGACTCAACTCAAAAAACATCTGGTATCCTTGGTAAAGGTGTTGTTGGACAAAAACTGGTCGAACTTCAAGGTGGAGCAAACCACTACTATGTGAAACGTATTTCTGAAATCGTTGATACTGATGGCTCAACTGTAACGAAATTCTACGCCCTTGACCCATCACAAGTGAATAACTTTGCTACATCAGATATTGGTACTGAAGATGTATCGAAGTACACACTCATCTACACAAGTAAAGTGAATAAGGCTGGTGAAGAGTGGAAGGCTGATGAGACTAAAGTTACAAAAGTAAACAGTAAAAATGGTGACTACTATCTTGAAGTCAACGAAACTGCTGGAAGCAAATCACTCATTATCACTGGTTGGTCGTCTACTACTGAGACAGATACTTATAAACAAATGGACGGAACTCTACATACTTATCCACGTCCATTCAAAGGTGCTCCAAGCACATCATTGACACCTGCCGGAGCTGGTAATAACAGTTACAACGTAATCGCTGGTAAAGTTCCAGAAATCCAAGCAGAAGGATCTGTTGCGAATGACCCAACAGCACCAAACGGAAAAGTATACTCTAATTTGAAGGGGTACTCATCATTCTCAAATAACTACTCAATTGCATCAGCGGTTAAACCATCAACTGATGTGAACTATTACTTTGTTAAGTCTGAAGGTAATGTTTACGTTCACTATAAAGACACTGAAGGTAACACAATCAAAGCATTTGTAACAGATGAAAAAGAACAACCAGTAGGTAAAGACTACGATACAGTAATCGATAACCGTCCACAAACAATCGAGTTCCAAGGTAAAACTTATGAGTTGGTACCAGCAGGAACTTACACAGTAGGTGAAGTAGATAACCAAGGCCACCTTAAATCATCAGATGCAACAACTGGTAAAGTAGCTGAAGAAGATAAAAATGTAACGTATATCTATAAAGTGAAAGAAACACCAAAAGAAGGTGAAGTTGTTATCACTTATGTAGATACGAAAGGTAACGAAATCCAAAAATCTCGTCAAGATACACCTAAATCACCATATGATACACCATATGATACAACTGAAAAAGGTGAAAAACCAAATATCATCAAGACCACTGATGGTAAGACATATAAGATTGTACCTAAAGGTGATTACCCAGTAGGAGATGTTGATGAAAACGGTCATTTGAAATCTTCAGATCCTATTACTGGTAAAGTTGACAAACCAAAATCAACCATTACTTACGTTTATGAAGAAGTTGGAAGTGTCTTTGTTCATTATAAAGATATTAACGGAAATACGATCATGGGATCTGTTATTGATGAGCAAGATCAACCACTTGAGAAGGATTATGATACTGTAGTAGATAATCGTCCTAAAGAAATTAAATTTGAAGGTAAAACTTACGAACTTGTAGAAGCTGGTAATTACCCAGTAGGTCAAGTTGACAGCCAAGGTCACTGGACAGGTGATGATGATACGACTGGTAAAGTGGCTTCAGGTGAGAAGAATGTTACTTATATCTATAAGTTGAAAGTGGAATCACAATCAGATTCAGGTTCAAATTCAGCATCAGCATCAACATCAGCTTCACAATCATTATCAGAAGTTGTATCTAACTCACAGTCTGTATCAGAACAAGCTTCTACATCATTGTCTGAATCAGTACAGAAATCAGCATCGGTATCAGCATCTGAGTCATCGTCGTTGAGCACGTCGGCGCAAGAATCAGCAAGCGAATCAGCATCAGAATCAGCGTCAGTATCGGCATCTGAGTCAGCATCGTTGAGCACATCAGCGCAAGAATCAGCAAGCGTATCAGCAAGCCAATCAGCGTCATTGAGTACATCGGCTTCAGCATCAGCATCAACTTCAGCAAGCCAATCAGCATCATTGAGCACATCGGCTTCAGCATCAGCATCTACCTCAGCAAGTCAATCAGCATCATTGAGCACATCGGCTTCAGCATCAGCTTCTGTATCAGCAAGTCAATCAGCATCATTGAGCACATCGGCATCAGAATCAGCATCAGTATCTGCGAGCCAATCAGCATCATTGAGCACATCAGCTTCTGAATCAGCATCAGTATCTGCGAGCCAATCAGCGTCATTGAGCGCATCAGCATCTGAGTCAGCATCAGTATCTGCGAGCCAATCAGCATCATTGAGCGCATCAGCTTCTGCATCTGAATCAGCATCGCAATCTATTTCAGAATCACAATCAGCTTCAACAAGCCAATCAGTTTCTGAATCAACATCTGCGTCTGAGTCAGCATCAGTATCAGCTTCAACATCAACGTCTGAATCTGTTTCAGCATCTGAGTCAGCGTCAGCGTCATTGAGCACATCGGCTTCAGCATCAGCATCTACTTCAGCAAGCCAATCAGCATCATTGAGCGCATCAGCATCTGAGTCAGCATCAGTATCTGCGAGCCAATCAGCATCATTGAGCACATCGGCTTCAGCATCAGCATCTACTTCAGCAAGCCAATCAGCATCATTGAGCACATCAGCATCTGAGTCAGCAAGCGTATCAGCAAGCCAATCAGCGTCATTGAGCACATCAGCATCTGAATCAGCATCAGTATCAGCGAGCCAATCAGCATCATTGAGCACATCAGCGTCTGAATCAGCAAGCGTATCTGCGAGCCAATCAGCGTCATTGAGTACATCAGCGTCTGAATCAGCAAGCGTATCTGCGAGCCAATCAGCATCATTGAGCACATCGGCTTCAGCATCAGCATCTACTTCAGCAAGCCAATCAGCGTCATTGAGTACATCAGCGTCTGAGTCAGCTTCTGTATCAGCTAGTCAATCAGCATCATTGAGTACATCAGCGTCTGAGTCAGCTTCTGTATCAGCTAGTCAATCAGCGTCATTGAGTACATCGGCTTCAGCATCAGCTTCTGTATCAGCTAGTCAATCAGCATCATTGAGCACATCAGCTTCAACATCACTTTCTACATCTGTATCACAATCAGCATCTAACTCTTCATCAAATTCTGAAAGTGAAAAACCTCAAGGTGAAGTTATTATTACTTATATCCGTGAGAATGATGGTAAGGAAATTAAAGTCCAACGTCAAGATACTCCTAAGTCAGACTACAACACGCCTTATGACACTACTGAGAACGATGAACAACCTAAGTACATTGAGTTTGAAGGTAAGAAATACGAACGTGTACCGGCTGGTGATTATCCGGTAGGTAAAGTTGATAGTGAAGGACATCTTGAAACTTCTGATCCAATCAAAGGTAAAGTAGAAAAACCAGTTTCTAAGATTACTTATGTTTATAAAGAGGTTAAAGAAGATCCAACGAAACCTAAAGAAGGTGACGTAATCATCACTTACGTAGACGAAAATGGTAAAGAAATTCAAAAACCTCGTCAAGACACACCAAACTCACCATATGACACACCATATAACACAACTGAGGAAGGTGAAAAACCTAATACTATCAAGACTCCAGACGGTAAGACATACAAGATCGTACCGAAAGGTGACTACCCAGTAGGTAAAGTTGATGGCGATGGACACTTGGAATCATCTGATCCAATTAAAGGCAAAGTTGATAAACCACGTTCAATCATCACTTACGTTTACAAAGAAGTGAAAGAAGATCCAACGAAACCTAAAGAAGGTGACGTAATCATCACTTACGTAGACGAAAATGGTAAAGAAATTCAAAAACCTCGTCAAGACACACCAAACTCACCATATGACACACCATATAACACAACTGAGGAAGGTGAAAAACCTAATACTATCAAGACTCCAGACGGTAAGACATACAAGATCGTACCGAAAGGTGACTACCCAGTAGGTAAAGTTGATGGCGATGGACACTTGGAATCATCTGATCCAATTAAAGGTAAAGTTGATAAACCACGTTCAATCATCACTTACGTTTACAAATAA
- a CDS encoding MucBP domain-containing protein, with product MKEEPTQPKGSVYVHYKDTEGNTIKESVTDELDQPVGKDYNTVEDNRPQYIRFEGKTYEIVPVGNYTVGKVDTQGHLESTDPTTGKVVEGRKDVTYIYKLVEEPVQPKGNVYVHYVDENGNTIKTSVVDEKDQPVGKDYDTVVDNRPKTITTADGKVYELVPQGNYPVGNVDGEGHLTTTDPTTGKVIEGDKNVTYVYKLVKTPNVPTPNTPVPPTPTPNTPVPPTPTPNTPVPPTPTPNTPVDPTPNKPMDPTPNTPVDPTPNTPVNPVPEQPAKPAPALEQLPNTGETGSVASALLGAVAGVAGVAALGSRKKEDEK from the coding sequence GTGAAGGAAGAACCAACTCAACCTAAGGGTAGCGTATACGTACACTACAAAGATACTGAAGGTAATACCATTAAAGAATCAGTAACAGATGAGTTAGACCAACCAGTAGGTAAAGACTACAACACTGTTGAAGACAACCGTCCACAGTACATTAGATTCGAAGGTAAAACTTACGAAATCGTACCAGTCGGAAACTACACAGTTGGTAAAGTAGATACTCAAGGTCACCTTGAATCAACAGACCCAACAACTGGTAAAGTGGTTGAAGGACGTAAAGACGTTACTTACATCTACAAACTTGTCGAAGAACCTGTACAACCTAAGGGTAATGTATACGTTCACTATGTAGATGAAAATGGTAACACTATCAAGACTTCAGTAGTGGATGAAAAAGACCAACCAGTAGGTAAAGACTACGATACAGTTGTGGATAACCGTCCTAAGACAATCACAACTGCAGATGGTAAAGTCTATGAATTGGTACCACAAGGTAACTACCCAGTAGGTAACGTTGACGGTGAAGGTCACTTGACAACAACTGACCCAACAACTGGTAAAGTTATCGAAGGTGATAAGAACGTTACTTATGTTTACAAACTTGTGAAGACTCCAAACGTTCCAACACCAAACACTCCAGTGCCACCAACTCCAACACCAAATACTCCGGTGCCACCAACTCCAACACCAAATACTCCAGTGCCACCAACTCCAACACCGAACACACCGGTAGATCCAACACCTAATAAACCAATGGATCCAACACCAAACACACCGGTAGATCCAACACCTAATACACCAGTGAACCCAGTTCCTGAGCAACCAGCTAAACCAGCTCCAGCTCTTGAACAACTTCCAAATACTGGTGAAACAGGATCTGTAGCTTCAGCTCTTCTTGGAGCAGTTGCAGGGGTTGCAGGGGTTGCAGCACTTGGAAGCCGCAAAAAAGAAGATGAAAAATAA
- a CDS encoding alpha/beta hydrolase has translation MAVMQIEYYSEALKMEWGVSILYPDASRVEDPADTDIPVLYLLHGMNGNHHSWLKRTNVERILRNTNLIVVLPNTNNGFYTDTQYGYNYYTAIAKELPETLSRFFPNMTKKREKTFIAGLSMGGYGSMLLALKTNRFSHAASFSGALSFHDRDFENNDLEQPAFWKGIFGEIEDWTTSSYSLETAAKKFSDKKTKLWIWCGEQDFLYEANNFEVKELEKLGLDVTYTHSPGKHEWFYWERELEHFLQTLPIDFELEERLK, from the coding sequence ATGGCAGTTATGCAGATTGAGTATTATTCAGAAGCCTTGAAGATGGAGTGGGGCGTGTCTATCCTTTATCCAGATGCATCGCGCGTGGAAGATCCAGCAGATACGGATATTCCTGTTCTCTATCTCTTACACGGGATGAATGGCAACCACCACTCTTGGTTGAAGCGGACCAATGTGGAGCGCATCCTGCGCAATACCAATCTGATCGTGGTCCTACCCAACACCAATAATGGCTTTTACACCGATACCCAGTATGGCTACAACTACTACACGGCCATTGCGAAAGAATTGCCAGAGACTCTTTCTCGCTTCTTCCCGAATATGACTAAGAAACGGGAGAAAACCTTTATTGCCGGCTTATCCATGGGCGGCTATGGATCAATGCTCTTGGCTCTCAAGACAAATCGTTTCTCTCATGCGGCTAGTTTTTCTGGGGCTTTGAGTTTTCATGATAGAGACTTTGAAAACAATGACTTGGAACAACCAGCTTTTTGGAAGGGAATTTTTGGAGAGATTGAGGATTGGACGACCAGTTCCTATTCGCTAGAGACTGCTGCCAAGAAGTTTTCAGATAAGAAGACCAAACTATGGATCTGGTGTGGGGAGCAGGATTTCCTTTATGAAGCCAATAATTTTGAAGTCAAGGAACTAGAAAAGTTAGGCTTGGATGTCACCTATACCCACAGCCCAGGTAAGCACGAATGGTTTTATTGGGAACGTGAGTTGGAGCACTTTTTACAAACCCTACCAATCGACTTTGAATTAGAAGAAAGACTAAAATAA
- the gltX gene encoding glutamate--tRNA ligase has translation MAKDIRVRYAPSPTGLLHIGNARTALFNYLYARHHGGTFIIRIEDTDRKRHVEDGERSQLENLRWLGMDWDESPETHENYRQSERLPLYQKYIDQLLAEGKAYKSYVTEEELAAERERQEAAGETPRYINEYLGMSEEEKAAYIAEREAAGIIPTVRLAVNESGIYKWHDMVKGDIEFEGGNIGGDWVIQKKDGYPTYNFAVVIDDHDMQISHVIRGDDHIANTPKQLMVYEALGWEAPEFGHMTLIINSETGKKLSKRDTNTLQFIEDYRKKGYLPEAVFNFIALLGWNPGGEDEIFSREELIKLFDENRLSKSPAAFDQKKMDWMSNEYIKNADLATIFEMAKPFLEEAGRLTDKAEKLVELYKPQMKSVDEIVPLTDLFFSDFPELTEAEREVMAGETVPTVLEAFKAKLEAMSDEEFVVENIFPQIKAVQKETGIKGKNLFMPIRIAVSGEMHGPELPDTIYLLGREKSIQHIEKMLEEIR, from the coding sequence ATGGCAAAAGATATTCGTGTGCGTTATGCACCAAGTCCAACTGGACTACTACACATCGGAAATGCTCGTACAGCATTGTTTAACTACTTGTATGCGCGCCACCATGGTGGAACTTTTATCATCCGTATCGAAGATACGGACCGCAAACGTCACGTTGAAGACGGAGAACGTTCCCAGCTTGAAAACCTTCGTTGGTTGGGCATGGACTGGGATGAAAGCCCTGAGACGCACGAAAACTACCGCCAATCAGAACGGCTACCACTTTATCAAAAATACATCGACCAACTCTTGGCTGAAGGCAAAGCCTACAAGTCTTATGTAACAGAAGAAGAGTTGGCAGCGGAGCGGGAACGCCAAGAAGCAGCTGGGGAAACACCTCGTTACATCAACGAATACCTTGGTATGAGCGAAGAAGAAAAAGCGGCCTATATTGCAGAACGTGAAGCGGCAGGTATCATCCCGACGGTTCGTTTGGCAGTGAATGAGTCAGGTATTTACAAGTGGCATGATATGGTCAAAGGCGATATCGAGTTTGAAGGTGGCAATATCGGTGGGGACTGGGTTATCCAAAAGAAAGATGGCTACCCAACTTACAACTTTGCCGTTGTGATCGATGACCACGATATGCAAATCTCTCACGTCATCCGTGGAGATGACCACATTGCCAACACTCCAAAACAACTTATGGTCTATGAAGCGCTTGGATGGGAAGCACCAGAATTTGGTCACATGACCTTGATTATCAACTCTGAAACTGGTAAGAAGTTGTCTAAACGCGATACCAACACTCTTCAATTTATCGAAGATTACAGGAAGAAAGGTTACCTTCCAGAAGCAGTCTTTAACTTTATCGCTCTTCTTGGTTGGAACCCGGGTGGGGAAGACGAGATCTTCTCTCGCGAAGAACTCATCAAGCTCTTTGATGAAAACCGCCTCAGCAAGTCTCCAGCTGCTTTCGACCAAAAGAAAATGGACTGGATGAGCAATGAGTACATCAAGAATGCGGATCTTGCGACCATCTTTGAAATGGCCAAACCATTCCTCGAAGAAGCAGGACGTTTGACAGACAAGGCTGAGAAATTGGTGGAACTCTACAAACCACAAATGAAATCAGTGGACGAAATCGTCCCATTGACAGACCTTTTCTTCTCAGACTTCCCAGAATTGACCGAAGCTGAACGAGAAGTGATGGCTGGTGAAACAGTTCCGACTGTACTTGAAGCCTTCAAAGCGAAATTGGAAGCTATGTCAGATGAAGAATTTGTAGTAGAAAATATCTTCCCACAAATCAAAGCAGTTCAAAAAGAAACTGGTATCAAAGGGAAGAATCTCTTTATGCCAATCCGTATCGCCGTTTCAGGTGAAATGCATGGTCCTGAATTGCCAGATACCATCTACTTACTTGGACGCGAAAAATCTATCCAACACATTGAAAAAATGTTGGAAGAAATCAGATAA